From the Kogia breviceps isolate mKogBre1 chromosome 3, mKogBre1 haplotype 1, whole genome shotgun sequence genome, one window contains:
- the LOC131752465 gene encoding putative protein FAM90A10: MGTGCLDNQSEPTTLAAERSQPPQWPMLIQASKRKSVLEMDHLISSLIGNDDLKSTWPSGHPIKRSLVQDSISSIQAPGKRSAQISTLACLNPPKKPRLSPIQFPKKSTLRPDLGVFQNLQPPPSTTRLGPTVAPPVTRKTPAQVQSIDLQPPRNTSYLNTLQAYTRVQPPPVKHVPGQPLRMLFRRVGKAWWSCTYMTSPSLSPAEKPTPPAQSPPMGTKSEEHCAPGPWSVLYDDLQISSSSEESERETPMTTKTCPSAPGTLEVTVEQRRGSPKEWPVPGESVILHLWGMGG, from the coding sequence CCTCCACAGTGGCCAATGCTCATCCAGGCATCCAAGAGGAAATCTGTCCTGGAAATGGATCACCTGATTAGCTCACTGATCGGGAATGATGACCTGAAATCCACCTGGCCCTCAGGGCATCCCATCAAGAGAAGTTTGGTCCAGGACTCCATAAGCAGCATCCAGGCACCAGGCAAGAGATCTGCTCAGATATCCACCCTGGCTTGTCTGAACCCACCAAAGAAACCCAGACTGAGTCCCATCCAATTTCCTAAGAAGAGCACCCTGAGACCAGATCTGGGGGTTTTCCAGAATCTGCAGCCTCCACCCAGTACCACCAGACTTGGGCCAACCGTGGCACCCCCAGTGACCAGGAAGACACCCGCTCAGGTGCAAAGCATTGACCTCCAGCCTCCACGCAACACATCTTACCTGAATACTCTCCAGGCCTACACCAGAGTCCAGCCTCCACCCGTCAAACATGTTCCAGGCCAGCCTCTCAGGATGCTCTTCAGGAGAGTAGGCAAAGCCTGGTGGAGCTGCACATACATGACATCTCCCTCTTTGTCTCCTGCTGAGAAGCCAACCCCTCCTGCTCAGAGCCCACCCATGGGCACGAAGTCTGAGGAGCACTGTGCCCCAGGCCCCTGGAGTGTCCTCTATGATGACCTTcagatttcttcttcctctgaagagagtgagagggagacacCAATGACCACTAAGACATGTCCTTCAGCCCCAGGTACCCTGGAGGTGACTGTGGAACAGAGGAGGGGAAGTCCCAAGGAGTGGCCTGTCCCTGGTGAATCAGTGATTCTTCACCTCTGGGGGATGGGTGGGTGA